The nucleotide sequence CCGGCTCATCCCCTCGAAGATGCAGGCCAGGCGGTCCCTGCCGACCATCCGCAGGGCCCTGGCTTCGATGGTGATGACGTCGGTCCCGGGGGGGAAGACCGAAAGGCGCACCGCACTGCCTGCGGGGACGGGCCGGGACACGCGCGCCAGGAGCCCGTTCAGGCTGATGTCCTCCGTCGTGGCGTGCACGGTTCCGTTCTCCGTTTCCATGGCGAGCGGGAGGGCGAGCAGGATGCGGCGGAAGCGGCGCTGCTCGCGCAGGATGAAGCCCTCGGAGGCCTTGACGAAGCGCAGGATCCGGCGCCGGTCCAGCGGCTTGAAGAGAAAGAAGTTGCCCCCGGCCTCGTACCCGCGGTTCATGACCCCGGGATCCTCGTCCCCCGTCATCATGACTATGGGCGTGTGCATGTTGAATCCGCCGGAGCGCTGCAGGCGAGCCAGCTGGAAGCCGTCCGGGGCGGGCATGTGAACGTCCAGGAACACCGCGTCGAACTTCTCGCCCGGGAGGCGCTCCGCCGCCCGGGCGCTGTCGGTTTCCAGGATCGCGTCGATCCCCGCGCGGGCCAGGACGGCCTTCACGACGCGGCCCACGGCCGGTTCGTCGTCGACCAGGTAGAATCTCGTGCCCATTTCCTCACAACTCCCGCGCGGCGGACGGATCTCCCCCCCGGGAGGCGCCGACCGCCCTCGGGGTTCATATCGTGCGGGCGGGGGGAAAGCATGAGCCCGGCGGGCGATATTTGCGAAAAAGTCGGGTCGGGGCCGCGCCCGGCCCGTTCTGTAGTAATATCAAGTCTGGCATCATTGAGGGTCAGAACCGAAGGACCTGCGCCATTCCGGCCGGGTCGTGTCGGCCGGGAATGAAACAACAATTACTTCTGGAGGGAAACAAAGATGAAACATGGCCGATGGAGCCTGATGACGGGCGTATTGGCGGCGGTCCTGGCCGTGGGAGGGGGGCTCGCGGCCTTCCAGCCTTCGGCCCAGGCCGGGGAGTGGAAAATGGTCGATCCCCAACCGAAGGTCGGGGAGAAGATGAGAATGGCCTCGTTCCTCGACGGGAAGATAGGGTTCACGGGCGGGGCCGGGGACGTCGGCAAGGCGCACCTCACCTTCG is from Acidobacteriota bacterium and encodes:
- a CDS encoding response regulator, yielding MGTRFYLVDDEPAVGRVVKAVLARAGIDAILETDSARAAERLPGEKFDAVFLDVHMPAPDGFQLARLQRSGGFNMHTPIVMMTGDEDPGVMNRGYEAGGNFFLFKPLDRRRILRFVKASEGFILREQRRFRRILLALPLAMETENGTVHATTEDISLNGLLARVSRPVPAGSAVRLSVFPPGTDVITIEARALRMVGRDRLACIFEGMSREDNDALHRLLIPLIR